The nucleotide window GCTGCCGGTGTTCTGCAGGTTGTAGCCGTAGCGGGACCAGTACGGGTCGCTGATGGTCGCGGCGGCCACCGTGCCCGGCTCGGACACGACCACCGCAGCACCCGGGACGACGGCGGACAGGTCGGCGGGGGCCAGGCCCTCGGTGGCCACCAGCGCCGAGCCGTCGAACAGCCGCTGGGCCGACACGACCCGCGGCGTCGCCTGCAGCGCGGCGAGCTGGTCGTCGGTGACCGCGCCGACCACGAGCCGGGTCAGGCCGTCACCGGCCGGGCCGAAGTCCGCGGCGGTGACCGCCACCGGCAGGTCGGTGCGGGCCAGCGCGTCGACGGCGGCCGCCGTGCCGAAGCCGGTCACCGCGGCCGCCAGCACGGCGACCGCCTTCACCCGGCTGCTCGCCGTCGTCCCCCGCCGCTGCCGCGGTGCTGTCGCCTTCATCGTCGTCCCGTCCTCGCTCAGGTCCCACACAGGGATCGAGAGGACATCGACCGTCGGCGGCCGGAACTGGACCGCCCGTCCGGGTGACATCGCGGGATCGGTCCCACCAGACGCCGGGACTGCCGATGACGGGGTGCATGAGCACCACCCAGACCGACGCCCTCGACAGCTGGCTGACCGAGCTGACCGGCGGCGAGTCCTCGATGCGCCGGCTCCGCACGAAGCTGCGCTCCGAGGCCGAGCGCACCGACGACGCCTGCTGCCCCACCTGCCAGCGACCCTCCACCGAGGAGGCGTCACACACCGGTCACTGGACCCCCGAGCCCACCGACTGACCTCCTCCCCCGGGGCGGTGCGCGTACTCCTGCAGGAGCAGTCGCACGGCTTGCGGGTCACGCCTCGCGGACGACGACGGGCGCCCGCGCGCTCCGTAGCGTCGTCGGCATGATCGAGGTACAGCAGCTGGCCAAGAGGTACGGCGAGAAGACCGCCGTCGCCGACCTCACCTTCACCGTCCGGCCCGGCGTCGTGACCGGCTTCCTGGGGCCCAACGGCGCCGGGAAGTCGACCACGATGCGCATGATCATGGGCCTGGACCACCCGACCTCGGGCACCGCGCTGGTCAACGGCAAGCGGTACGCCGAGCACCGCGCCCCGCTCCGCGAGGTCGGCGCGCTGCTGGAGGCCCGCGCGCTGCACCCGGGTCGCACCGCCCGCGCCCACCTCACCGCCCTCGCCGCCACCGCCGGCCTGCCGAAGGGCCGGGTCGACGAGGTCCTGGACCTCGCCGGCATCACCTCCGTCGCCGACCGCCGGGTGGGCGGGTTCTCCCTGGGCATGGGGCAGCGCCTGGGCGTGGCCACCGCGCTCATCGGCGACCCGGCCACCGTCGTCCTGGACGAGCCGGTCAACGGCCTGGACCCCGACGGCGTGCTGTGGATCCGCACCCTCACCCGCCGGCTCGCCGCCGAGGGCCGCACGGTCTTCCTCTCCTCGCACCTGATGAGCGAGATGGCCCAGACCGCCGAGCACCTGATCGTCGTCGGCCGCGGCCGGCTCCTGTCCGACACCTCGACCGCGGACTTCATCGACCACGCCGGCGGGGAGTCGGTGCGGGTGCGCAGCCCGCGGGCCGGCGAGCTCACCGGGCTGCTGGCCGCCGAGGGCGTCACCGTCACCTCCGGCCAGACCGGGGTGCTCGACGTGCGCGGGCTGGACGCCGCCGCCATCGGTGACCGCGCCCTGGCCGCCGGCATCGCGCTGCACGAGCTCACCGTCGTCCGGCCCTCGCTGGAGGACGCCTTCATGACCCTCACCCGCGACGAGCGCGAGTACCGCACCGACGAGGAGATCGCCGCATGACCGCCGTCCTGGACGCCCCGGCCCGCTCGCACACCGCCGCGACCGGCGGCGGCGTGACCGGCCTGCTGCGCGGTGAGTGGGTCAAGCTCCGCTCGCTGCGCTCCACCTGGATCGCCCTGGGCACCGGGCTGGTGCTCATGGTGCTGCTGACCTGGCTGTTCACCGCGACCGCCGACAGCGGCGGCCCGGGCGGCGACGGCGGCGGGCCGGGCTCGCTGGCCGCCACCGACCCGATCGGGCTGAGCCTGGCCAGCTTCCGGCTGGCCCAGCTGTTCATCGGCGTCGTCGGCGTGCTGCTGGTCACCGGTGAGTACGCCACCAAGACCATCACCACCACCTTCGCCGCCGTCCCGCGCCGCTGGCCGGTGGTGCTGGCCAAGGCCGTCGTCTTCGGCGTGCTGGTGTTCGTGAGCTCGCTGGTCGCCTCGGTGGTCTCCTTCGTCGTGGGGCAGGCCTCCCTCGGCGACCTCGGCGTGGGCTTCGGCGCCGACGGCGTCCCCCGGGCGCTGCTGGGCACCGCCGCCTACCTGACCGCGATCGGGCTGTTCGGCATGGCGCTGGGCTGGCTGCTGCGCTCCACCGCCGCCGGCATCGCCACCCTGTTCGCGCTCGTCCTGCTGCTGCCGGGCCTGGGGCAGCTGCTGCCCGCCAGCTGGGGTCCCGACGTCGTCCGGCTGCTGCCGGGCGAGGCCGGCCAGCAGATCGCCACGATCGTCCCAGAGCCTTCCGCGCTCGGCCCGTGGACCGGTGGCGCCGTGCTGCTGGCCTGGCTGGTGGTCTCCGCGACCGCCGCGGTCGTGCTGCTCCGCCGCCGGGACGCGTGACGCGACCGGCCGCAGCAGGCACCATCCCGCACATGGACCGAGGTCGACGGGAGCTGCTGCGGGAGGTCGGCCCGCCACTGCTGCTGGCGGTGCTGACCACCGGGGCGCTGATGCGGGTGCGCGACGGCGCGGTGAGCCCGGGCGAGCTGGCCCTCAGCATCGCGCTGTGGCTGCCCGCCCTGGCCCGCCGCCGCGCCCCGGTGCTGGCGTTCGCGGCGACCGCGGTGCTCGTGGCGGCGCACTGGGTCCCGGCCGGCCTGGACGCCGACGACCTGCTGCCGGCCGACCTGGCGCTCTGGGTCACGCTCGCCGCGGTGGCCGAGCTGCGGCCGCTGCGCACGACCCTGGCCGCCACCGCGGTCTGCGAGCTGCTGGTGCTGGGCAGCCTGCTCGGCGACCCGCTGAGCGCCGCGCCGGCCGACGAGGGCCACCCGGTCGGGCTGTTCACCGCGATCACCGTCGCCGCGGCGCTGTTCGGCCGCAACCGGCGCACCCGGCACGCGCTGGTGACCCACCTGCGCGAACGCGCCGAGCGGGCCGAGCAGGAACGCGACCAGCAGGCTCGGATCGCCGTCGCCGAGGAGCGCAGCCGGATCGCCCGCGAGGTGCACGACGTCGTCTCGCACAACATCTCGGTGATGACCGCCCTGGCCGACGGCGCCGGCTTCGCCCTGGCCACCGACGCCGGCCGGCCGCAGGCACGGGAGGCCGTCGCCGCCATCGCCGACACCGGCCGCGGCGCGATCGCCGAGATGCACCGGCTGCTCGGGGTGTTCCGCACCGAGGACGACTCCTCCCGCGCCCCCGCACCCGGCCTGGCCGACCTGCCCGCACTGGTCGAGCAGGTCCGTGCCGCCGGGCTGCCCACCACGCTCACCGTCACCGGCCGGCCCGCACCGCTGGGCGCCACCGCCCAGCTGGCCGTCTACCGGCTGGTGCAGGAGGCGCTCACCAACACCCGCAAGCACGCCCCCGACGCCCGGCACGCCGAGGTCACCCTCGCCTGGGACGACGCCGCGCTGCACGTCCGCGTGCGGGACGACGGCACCGCCGCGGCACCGGTCAGCGGGCACGGCGGGCAGGGCCTGGTCGGCATGCGCGAGCGGTTCGGCGCCCACGGCGGTGCGGTGTCCGCCGGTCGCGCGTCCGGCGGCTGGCTGGTCGACGCCTCGCTGCCGCTGCCCGCGGCGGTGGGTGCACCGTGACCACCGTCCTGCTCGTCGACGACGAGCCGCTGCTGCGGCTGGGCTTCGGCATGGTGCTGGCCGCCCACCCCGACCTCACCGTGGTCGGCGAGGCGGGCAACGGCGCCGAGGCCGTCGAGCTCACCCGGCGGCTGCTCCCGGACGTCGTGGTGATGGACGTGCGGATGCCGGTGCTCGACGGCGTGGAGGCCACCCGGCAGATCGTGAGCGCGGGGCTGCCCAGCCGGATCGTGGTGCTCACCACCTTCGACCTGGACGAGTACGCCTTCGCCGCGCTGCAGGCCGGTGCCAGCGGCTTCCTGCTCAAGAACACCGAGCCCGCCGGGCTGGTCGCCGCGATCCGCACCGTCGCCAGCGGGGACGCCGTCGTCGCCCCGCGGGTCACCCGGCGACTGCTGGAGACCTTCGCCGGTCAGCTCGGCGCCCCCGACCGGACGCCGGACCCGCGGCTGGCCCGGCTCACCGACCGGGAGCGGGAGGTGCTGCAGCAGGTGGCCACCGGCCGCTCCAACGCCGAGATCGCCGTCGAGCTCACCGTCTCGGAGCTGACGGTGAAGACCCACGTGGGCCGGATGCTGACCAAGCTGGAGCTGCGCGACCGCACCCAGGCCGCCGTGTTCGCCTACCGGGAGCGGCTGGTCGTCCCCGACTGACCCGGCCCGGTCGGGTGAGTCGGGCTGCCGCCCCGGGGACCGCCGGTTACGATCGTGTTACCTGAACGCACCGTGTGCATCTACCTGCTGTGCCGGCATCCCGCCGGTGGACCAAGGCGGCACGCCTGACTCCACCCGGCAGAGGTCATGTTCCACACGCGCCGTCCCGGCAACGCACTCGTGCGCGCCGCAGGGCTCTCGTACTTCCCGCTCGCCTTCATCGCCCGGCTGCCGTTCGCCATGATGACCGTCGGGGTGCTCACCCTGGTCGTCGCCGAGCGCGGCTCGCTGACCCTCGGCGGGCTCAACTCCGCGGCCGCGGGCCTGGGCACCGCACTGGCCGGCCCGTTGCTCGGCGCGGCCGTCGACCGGCTCGGCCAGCGCCGGGTGCTCGTCCCGGTGGGGCTGGTCAACGCCGCCCTGCTCGGGACGTTCCCCTTCGTGGTCACCAGCGCTGCACCTGACGCAGCCCTGCTCGCGCTGTCGGTGCTGATCGGTGTCTCCGCACCCCAGATCAGCCCCATGTCGCGCACCCGGCTGGTCGGGCTGATCCGCCGGTCGGTCGCCCCGGACCGCCGCGAGACGCTGGTCAACGGGACGATGGCCTACGAGTCCGCGGCCGACGAGACGGTGTTCGTCGTCGGCCCGTTCCTGGTCGGGCTGCTCGCCACCGCCCTCGCCCCCTGGCTGGCGGTCGCGGCCGCGGCGGTGCTCACGCTGGTGTTCGTCACCTGGTTCGCGCTGCACCCCTCCGGGCGGCTCGAGCCCACGGCGACCCGCACCGTCACCGCGCAGGCACCGGCCCGCGAACTGCTCCGCCTGCCGCTGCTCACGGTGGTCACCGGCACGCTCGGCGTCGGGCTGTTCTTCGGCGCGACGCTGACCTCGCTCACCGGCTTCCTCGCCGCCGACGGCGACGGCGACCGGGCCGGCCTGCTCTACGGCGTGATGGGCATCGGCTCGGCCGTGCTCGCGCTGGGCACCGCGGCGCTGCCCACCCGGTTCACCCTGCCCGCCCGGTCACTGGCCTTCGGTGGGCTGCTGCTGGCCGCCGCCGTCCTGTTCGCCACCGCGCGCTCGGAGGCCGGGCTGGTCGTGGCGCTCGCCGTGCTCGGCTGCGGGGTCGGACCGACCCTGGTCACCCTCTACGGCCTGGGCACCCGCCTGAGCCCGGCCGGCCGCGCGGCGACCACCATGACGATGCTCGGCTCCGCCGTGGTGGTCGGCCAGGCGGTCGCCTCGGCGGTCACCGGGCTGGTCATCGACGGCCTCGGTGCTGCGACCGCGCTGGCGCTGCCCGCGGTCGCCGCGGGGCTCGTGGTGGCCGCAGGCGTCGCGCACGCGCTCGCCGCCCACCGGCCGGTCGCCGTCCCGCGGGTCGCCGTCCCGGCGCACTGACCCGCACCGCCGAGAGGCAGGGGTCAGCCGGCGGGTGACCAGCCCAGTGCCGGGCCGAGCTTGCCGGCGATGTCGGTGAGGATCTGCACGTAGTCCTCGGGCTCGAAGCTGAAGGGCAGCGCGAAGACGACCTCCTCGACCTCGCGGAAGCCGGCGTGGGCGTACAGCTGCTCGGCGACCTGCTCGGCCGTGCCCACCAGGTCGGCGGCGAACATCAGCCGGCCGGGGCCCTGCGGTGAGCGGGTGCGCGGCGTGCGCTCGGCGGCGTAGGCCTCGTACTTGGCCCGCTGCTCCGGTGTCGCGGAGTCGGTCGGGATGACCACCAGCCCCTGCGACACCCGCCCCGCCGGGTGGGCGGCCTTGTAGGCCTGCACCTGGCTGGCCTGCTCGGTGGCGAAGTCCTCGGTCGCCTCGGCCTTGACGACGCTGGAGGTGAGGAAGTTGAGCCCGTTCTCCCCCGCCCACTGCGCCGACCGCAGCGACGCCCCGCCGTACCAGAGCCGCGACCGCAGGCCCGCCGCGTGCGGCTGGACGCGGTCCGACCACTCCTCGACCACGCCCTCCTTGCCGCGGAAGCTCGACGCCGGGGCGCCGTTGACGAAGCGCATGAAGCGGGCGACCCGCTCGTAGGAGAAGTCCTCCACGTCGGCGGTGTCGGGGTAGAGCGCGGCCTTGACGTCGTCCCAGTGCATCGGCGGGCCGACCGACACCCCGGGGTTGAGCCGCCCACCGGACAGGACGTCGACCGTGGCGAGGTCCTCCGCCAGCCGCAGCGGGTTCTCCCAGGCCATCGGGATGACCGCCGTGCCGAGCTCGATCCGCGAGGTGCGCTGGGTGGCCGCGGCGAGCACCGCGACGGGGGAGGAGATGCCGTACTGCAGGTGCCGGTCGCGCAGCCAGGCGCTGTCGAGGCCCAGCTGCTCGCCCAGCTCGATGACCCGCAGCGTCGTCTCGTGCCCGGCGCGGGGGTCGGCGTCGTCGAAGACGCCGATGGTCAGGAACCCGAGCTTCTGCAGCGGCACACCGGGAGCAGGCATGCCCCGATCATGCCCGGTGGCCCTCAGACGACGGCGGTGAGACCCCCGCCGTCCAGGACCTGCTGGAGGCGGCGCATCCCGGCGAACATCCGGGTCTTCACCGTGCCCAGCGGGGCGCCGGTGCGCGCGGCGATCTCGCGCTGCGTGTACCCGCCCCAGTAGGCGAGCACGAGCGCCTCGCGCTGGGCCTCGGGCAGCTCCTCGAGCGCCCGCCGGACGCGGGCGTCGCCCATCCGGTCGGTGACCAGCTCGGCGACGTCGGGTGCACCGTGTTCGTCGGTGCGGGCCCGGTCCTCGGCGTCGGCGTCGGTGCGCCGCCGCAGCGACGCCTCGTGCCGGACGGCGTCGACGGCCTTGTGGTGCACCAGCGACAGGAACCACGCCCCGAACGACCCGCGGGCGGAGGCGAAGGCCCCAGGGTTGCGCCAGTACGCCAGGAACGCCTCCTGGACGACGTCCTCGGCGATCCGGTCGTCGGCGACGACCCGCCGGGCCAGGCTCAGCGCCGGGCCCGTCCAGCGGTCGAGCAGCTCGGCGAGGGGCTCGGCCGTGCGGCCCTGGTCCGGACCGGCGAGGAGTGTCACCTCTGGAAGATGGTGCACAACTGGTTCACGCAAACGCCCCGTCACCCTCTCGGGTGACGGGGCGTCCTCGTGAGGAGCCGCGCTCAGTTGTCGGCCGACACGGTGGCGGCGGAGCGGGGCGCGGGGACCGGCGGCTGGTTGGCCGCGGTGCCCCACGGCCGGACCGCTGACGGGGCGACCATCATGGCCTCGAGCTCGCCGGTGTCCAGGGTGGGCTCCAGCTTCGCCGCCGGGGACTCGTCGGCCTCGGCACCCGGCGTGCGGACCATCCGGCCCAGCACCCGGCGCAGGCTGCGGGCCTCGCGGCGGCGCGCCTTGCGCTCGGCGGCCCGCTCGGCCTCCTCGCGGGCGGCGATCTCCCGGTCGAGGATCTCCCGCGCCATCCGGTCGGTCTCGGCCGCGACGACGAGGTCGGCCCGGGCCTGCTGGGCGCGCTGCCGGCCGTTGCGGCGGATCTCCTCCGCGGCGACGTCCTCCTCGTCGCGGAGCACCTCCAGCCGGTCGTAGGCCGTCGGGTCGGAGAAGTTGAGCATCACCTTCATCAGCACCGGCAGCAGCTCGACGGACAGGAAGAGCAGGAACAGCAGCAGGTGTGCCGTGCCGGCCGCCGGGCGGTCCTGGGCCAGCCGGTCCATCGCCTCGATGCGGGCCAGCAGCCCGTCGCTCTGGGCGTTCTGCGCGTCGAAGGCGGCCTGCTCGCCGACCTTGGCCGTGGTCAGCCGCTGCAGCTCGGCGGTGTGGGTGGCCAGGTCGGTCTGGGCCATCGCGACGTTGCGCGCACCGGCGCTCACCGCGTCGGTCTCGGCGGCGTCCCGGGCCTGCTGCAGCGCCCGGTCGGCGGCGTCCAGCTCGGCCTTGGCGGCGTCCCGGACGTCGGCCTGCGCGTCGGCGGCAGCGGCGGCACCGAAGTAGGCCGCGCCCTCACCCTCCTCACCCGAGCCGCAGGTGCCGTCGAGCTCGCACTGCGCCCTGGTCCGCAGGTCGGAGTACTTCTGGGCCTCGGCGTCGTAGGTGGCCTGCTTGGCGTCGCGCTCGGTCTGCGCACCGGTCACCCGCGGGTCGGCGTTCGCGTCGCCCGCGCCCCCGCCGGCGAGCACAGCCTGCTCCTCGGCGATCTGCTGCTCCAGCACCGGGATCGGCGCGTAGCGGGCGTCGGCACCCAGCTCGTCGGTGAACCGCTCCGCGGCCTCGGCCTGCAGCGTGACGATCGTGGTGTCGATCTCCTTGCTGAACACCTGCAGCGTCAGCGGGGTGGAGATGACCGTGCCCAGCAGGACGGCCAGGCCGATGCGCGGCACGGCCATCGCGGCGTTGCGCAGCCACGAGGAGTCGTGCGCCATCCCGACCAGCAGCATCCGGTCCAGGTTGATGATCACCATCCCCCAGCCCACGCCGATCAGCGCGGCCAGCGGCCACCAGACGCCCAGCGCCATGTGCAGCGCGAACGCCATGGACAGCGCCGCCAGGCCACCCGTGCTGACGAGCACGCCGCCGAGGGCGACGAACTTCGCGCGGGCGCCCGGAGCGACGGCGAGCACGTCGAGCCGGGCACCTGCGAGCACGGCCAGCCGGTCACCGGTGGTGCGATTGCGGACCTTCATGCAGACGACGTCCTCTCGGTTCAGTGCAGAACCGGTATCGGTCGCCCGTCGCCCCGCCGGTACCCCCCGGCGGCTGTGAGGTCAGACGCCGAGGTGCGCGAGCGCCTGCAGCAGCAACGTGCCCTGGCCGTTGGCCAGCTCGGCCAGCACCTCGGGCTTGCGGGCGTCCTCGGGTGAGAACCAGGTCAGCTCGAGGGCGTCCTGCTGCGGCGCGCAGTCCCCCTCGACCGGGACGACGTAGGCCAGCGACACCGCGTGCTGCCGCGGGTCGTGGAACGGCGTGACGCCCGGCGTCGGGAAGTACTCGGCGATCGTGAACGGCTGCGGGGCGGCCGGGACCCGGGGCAGCGCCAGCGGGCCGAGGTCCTTCTCCAGGTTGCGCAGCAGCGCCGACCGGACGCGCTCGTGGTAGAGCACACGGCCCGAGACCAGCGCCCGCTTGACCTGCCCGTCGCCGCCGATGCGCAGCAGCAGGCCGATGGCGGTGACCACGCCGTGGTCGTCCACGCGCACCGGCACGGCGTCGACGTAGAGGATCGGCAGCCGCTCGCGCGCGGAGTCCATCTCCTCCCGGGAGAGCCAGCCAGTGTCGGAGTTCGTCACCTCGGTCATGTGCACTGTCTAGCCGATGCAGCGCCGCCGGTCAGCCGGTGCACCGAGTGACCTGCCCGACGGACGCCCTCCCCCTGTCGCTCCGCCCGCACCGTCCTGGTCTCATGGAGGTCCGTCGGAGGCAGGAGCGGCATGGAACCGAACGGCCGGCTCCTCGGGGGCCGTTACGAGCTGACCGGGCTCATCGCGACCGGCGGCATGGGGCAGGTGTGGCAGGGCCGGGACAACGTCCTCGCCCGCGACGTCGCGATCAAGGTCCTGCGCAGCGAGTTCACCGGCGACCCGACCTTCCTGGCCCGCTTCCGCTCCGAGGCCCAGCTCGCCGCCGGCCTCGTGCACCCCAACATCGCCACGCTCTTCGACTACGGCGAGGTGCCCGCCGCCGACCCGGCCGCCGAGCACCTCGCCTACCTGGTCATGGAGCTGGTGCGCGGTGAGTCGCTGGGCACGGTCCTGCACCGCGACCGCCGGCTGAGCCCGGAGCGCACGCTGGACGTGCTGCGGCAGAGCGCGGCCGGGCTCGCCGCCGCGCACGCCGCCGGCGTCGTCCACCGCGACGTCAAGCCGGGCAACCTGCTGCTCGCCGACGACGGCACCGTCAAGGTCACCGACTTCGGGGTCGCGGTCACCGCCGCCAGCCAGCAGCTCACCCAGGTGGGCCAGGTCATCGGCACCGCCAGCTACCTCTCCCCCGAGCAGGCCCAGGGTGCCCGGGCCACCCCCGCCAGCGACGTCTACGCCCTCGGCCTGGTCGGCTACGAGTGCCTCTCCGGGCTGCGCGCCTTCGACGGCGAGAGCTCGGTGCAGGTGCTGATGGCCCAGATCCACGACACCCCCGCCCCGCTGCCGGACGACGTCCCCGCGCCGGTGCGCCGGCTCGTCGAGACCGCCATGGCCAAGGACCCGGCCGCCCGGTTCCGCGACGGCGCGGCGTTCCGCGACGCCGTCGACGCCCTGCGCGGTGGTCGGCGACCTGCCGCCGAGGGCCCCCGCACGGCGGTGCTGCCCGCCGTCCCGGGCCTCGCCGCCGGCCCGGCCGACGACCGCACCGTGTCGGTGCGCACCGCCGCGGCCGGAACGACGCCACCGCGCACGACCCGCGCCCTGTCCACCGCGCGGCCCGCACCGGTGGCACCCCCGCCACGCGACCGGCGCCGGCTGCTGCTGCCCCTGCTCGCGGTGCTGGCCATCGCCGCGATCGTGGTCGGCGTCGTCGTCCTGGGCGACCGGTCGGGCGGCACCGCAGCGGACCCGGCGCCCTCACCCGCGGCGCCGGTCACGTCGGCTGCCGCCACACCCACCGCCACCAGCACGGCGCCGCGCAGCTCGGCCGCCCCGACGACCCAGCCGACCCGGCTGCGGGCCTCCGACTACATCGGCCTCGAGGTGTCCGCCGTCAGCGCACGGCTCAAGGCCATGGGCTACCAGGTGCGGGAGCGTCCCCAGCAGGTCGCCGACGAGGTGCCCGGCACGGTGCTCAGCGTCGAGCCGAACGGTGCGCTCCCCGGGGGCGGCCTCGTCACCGTCGGGTACGCCACCGCTCCCCCGGCGCCCACCACCACCGCGGCGCCGACCCCGCCTCCGGCCACCGCCACCCCCTCGCCGACCGCGACGGCCACGCCGACGGACGAGGACGAGCCCGACGAGGACGAGCCGGACGAGAACGGGCCCGGCAAGAAGGGCGACAAGGGCAAGGACCGCGGCAACGGCTGACCCACTGCCGGGGCGTGGTGTGTGACGCGCGGCCGGGTGGGGCACGCCCAGCCCATGGCCGACCAGTACACCTTCACCGACCCGACCACCCAGTACCGCGCCGACGGCTTCCCCGAGCAGCACCAGGACGGCACGGGCCTGGACGAGGACCTGCAGGTCACCGCCGACCACGGCGAGAAGACCTACCGCGGCACCGGCCGGCTCACCGGCCGCAGGGCGCTGGTGACCGGGGCGGACTCCGGCATCGGCCGTGCGGCGGCCATCGCCTTCGCCCGCGAGGGCGCCGACGTGGTGCTGAACTACCTGCCGGAGGAGCAGGCCGACGCCGAGGACGTGGCCGCGCTGGTCGAGGCGGCCGGGCAGAAGGCCGTGCTCGCCCCGGCCGACATCTCCGACGAGTCCGCTGCCCGCGCCCTGGTGCACAAGACCCTCGACGCCCTCGGCGGCATCGACATCATCGCCAACGTCGCCGGCAAGCAGGTCTACGTCGACGACCTCGCCGACGTCACGACCGAGCAGTTCGACTCCACGTTCAAGGTCAACGTCTACGCGCTGTTCTGGATCGTCCAGGAGGCGCTGCCGCACCTGCCGGCCGGCGCCACGATCATCAACACCAGCTCCATCCAGGCCTACCAGCCCTCCCCCGGCCTCGTCGACTACGCGACCACCAAGGCCGCCATCAACACGATGAGCAAGGCGCTGGCCCAGCAGCTGGCCCCCAAGGGCATCCGGGTCAACGTCGTCGCCCCCGGCCCGTTCTGGACGCCGCTGCAGGCGAGCGGCGGCCAGCCCACCGAGGCCCTGCCGGAGTTCGGCAAGGAGACCCCGCTGGGCCGCGCCGGGCAGCCGGCCGAGCTCGGCCCGGTGTACGTCTTCCTGGCCTCCCAGGAGTCCAGCTACATCACCGGCGAGACCCTCAACGTCAACGGTGGGATGCCGACGCCGTGACGTCCCCGACCTCGCGGCGCCGTCCGCACCTGCACTGGGGTGCGGACGGCGCCGGGGCCGGGCCGGTCGACGAGCGGGACGCCGACGGCTACGCCGACCTGCGCTCCTACGCCCCGATCGGTGACGGCCGCACCATCGCCCTGATCGCCCGCGACGGCCGGATCGACTGGCTGCCGCTGCCGGAGATGGACGCCCCGCCGGTGTTCGGCGCCCTGCTGGACGCCGAGAACGGCGGCTGCATCGAGCTGTGCCCGGCCGGGGACTTCACCGCGGAGCGTGAGTACGTCGAGCACACCAACGTGCTGACGACGACGTTCACCACCGCCGCGGGCCGGGTGCGGGTCACCGACTCGCTCAACAGCGGCGTCGCCGGCCGGCTGCCGTGGTCGGAGCTCGCCCGCCGGATCGAGGGCCTGGAGGGCTCGGTGGCGATGCGCGCCGCCGTCCGCCCGGGCACCGCGCTCAACACCGTCTCCCCCTGGGTGCACCAGACGTCGCAGGGCCCGGTGCTGCGGGTGGACTCCGTGACCCTGGCCGTGCGCACCCTGGACGCCGACGACGTCACCGCCGGCGACCGGCGGATCGACGCGGTCTTCACCACCTCGCCGGGCTCCCGGCAGCTGCTGGCGGTGGTCGCCACCGAGAGCGAGCCGCTGTTCCTCCCGCCCGCCGACGCCATCGACGCCGGAGTCGACCGCACCATCGCCAACTGGGCGGCCTGGAGCCGCACCTTCGACTGGGACGGTCCCTGGGACACCGCCGTCCGGCGCAGCGCGCTCACCCTCAAGCTGCTGATCCACGCCGCCAGCGGGTCGATGGTCGCCGCGGCCACCACCGGACTGCCGGAGAACCCGGCGGGCGGCAAGAACTGGGACTACCGCTACGCGTGGGTGCGTGACTCGGCCTACGCGCTGAC belongs to Modestobacter sp. L9-4 and includes:
- a CDS encoding ATP-binding cassette domain-containing protein; this translates as MIEVQQLAKRYGEKTAVADLTFTVRPGVVTGFLGPNGAGKSTTMRMIMGLDHPTSGTALVNGKRYAEHRAPLREVGALLEARALHPGRTARAHLTALAATAGLPKGRVDEVLDLAGITSVADRRVGGFSLGMGQRLGVATALIGDPATVVLDEPVNGLDPDGVLWIRTLTRRLAAEGRTVFLSSHLMSEMAQTAEHLIVVGRGRLLSDTSTADFIDHAGGESVRVRSPRAGELTGLLAAEGVTVTSGQTGVLDVRGLDAAAIGDRALAAGIALHELTVVRPSLEDAFMTLTRDEREYRTDEEIAA
- a CDS encoding ABC transporter permease subunit; the encoded protein is MTAVLDAPARSHTAATGGGVTGLLRGEWVKLRSLRSTWIALGTGLVLMVLLTWLFTATADSGGPGGDGGGPGSLAATDPIGLSLASFRLAQLFIGVVGVLLVTGEYATKTITTTFAAVPRRWPVVLAKAVVFGVLVFVSSLVASVVSFVVGQASLGDLGVGFGADGVPRALLGTAAYLTAIGLFGMALGWLLRSTAAGIATLFALVLLLPGLGQLLPASWGPDVVRLLPGEAGQQIATIVPEPSALGPWTGGAVLLAWLVVSATAAVVLLRRRDA
- a CDS encoding sensor histidine kinase, with product MDRGRRELLREVGPPLLLAVLTTGALMRVRDGAVSPGELALSIALWLPALARRRAPVLAFAATAVLVAAHWVPAGLDADDLLPADLALWVTLAAVAELRPLRTTLAATAVCELLVLGSLLGDPLSAAPADEGHPVGLFTAITVAAALFGRNRRTRHALVTHLRERAERAEQERDQQARIAVAEERSRIAREVHDVVSHNISVMTALADGAGFALATDAGRPQAREAVAAIADTGRGAIAEMHRLLGVFRTEDDSSRAPAPGLADLPALVEQVRAAGLPTTLTVTGRPAPLGATAQLAVYRLVQEALTNTRKHAPDARHAEVTLAWDDAALHVRVRDDGTAAAPVSGHGGQGLVGMRERFGAHGGAVSAGRASGGWLVDASLPLPAAVGAP
- a CDS encoding response regulator transcription factor, coding for MTTVLLVDDEPLLRLGFGMVLAAHPDLTVVGEAGNGAEAVELTRRLLPDVVVMDVRMPVLDGVEATRQIVSAGLPSRIVVLTTFDLDEYAFAALQAGASGFLLKNTEPAGLVAAIRTVASGDAVVAPRVTRRLLETFAGQLGAPDRTPDPRLARLTDREREVLQQVATGRSNAEIAVELTVSELTVKTHVGRMLTKLELRDRTQAAVFAYRERLVVPD
- a CDS encoding MFS transporter translates to MFHTRRPGNALVRAAGLSYFPLAFIARLPFAMMTVGVLTLVVAERGSLTLGGLNSAAAGLGTALAGPLLGAAVDRLGQRRVLVPVGLVNAALLGTFPFVVTSAAPDAALLALSVLIGVSAPQISPMSRTRLVGLIRRSVAPDRRETLVNGTMAYESAADETVFVVGPFLVGLLATALAPWLAVAAAAVLTLVFVTWFALHPSGRLEPTATRTVTAQAPARELLRLPLLTVVTGTLGVGLFFGATLTSLTGFLAADGDGDRAGLLYGVMGIGSAVLALGTAALPTRFTLPARSLAFGGLLLAAAVLFATARSEAGLVVALAVLGCGVGPTLVTLYGLGTRLSPAGRAATTMTMLGSAVVVGQAVASAVTGLVIDGLGAATALALPAVAAGLVVAAGVAHALAAHRPVAVPRVAVPAH
- a CDS encoding LLM class flavin-dependent oxidoreductase — encoded protein: MPAPGVPLQKLGFLTIGVFDDADPRAGHETTLRVIELGEQLGLDSAWLRDRHLQYGISSPVAVLAAATQRTSRIELGTAVIPMAWENPLRLAEDLATVDVLSGGRLNPGVSVGPPMHWDDVKAALYPDTADVEDFSYERVARFMRFVNGAPASSFRGKEGVVEEWSDRVQPHAAGLRSRLWYGGASLRSAQWAGENGLNFLTSSVVKAEATEDFATEQASQVQAYKAAHPAGRVSQGLVVIPTDSATPEQRAKYEAYAAERTPRTRSPQGPGRLMFAADLVGTAEQVAEQLYAHAGFREVEEVVFALPFSFEPEDYVQILTDIAGKLGPALGWSPAG
- a CDS encoding sigma-70 family RNA polymerase sigma factor, which gives rise to MTLLAGPDQGRTAEPLAELLDRWTGPALSLARRVVADDRIAEDVVQEAFLAYWRNPGAFASARGSFGAWFLSLVHHKAVDAVRHEASLRRRTDADAEDRARTDEHGAPDVAELVTDRMGDARVRRALEELPEAQREALVLAYWGGYTQREIAARTGAPLGTVKTRMFAGMRRLQQVLDGGGLTAVV